One part of the Streptomyces ferrugineus genome encodes these proteins:
- a CDS encoding lamin tail domain-containing protein, with protein sequence MRIRILATTALAAGTLAALAAAPAQATEYSSALKIRGVQYDAPGRDSNNCRTGNTDEEYLTIKNYASRTTVNLKGYVVKDKAGNRFRFTANHYLQPGDYVKLRGGNGTDSDAGNVVYRDNCNFIWNNDQDSIYLYKPSGAGADSHSYTKSRNDRDGNGYITYHG encoded by the coding sequence ATGCGTATACGCATTCTCGCCACAACCGCCCTCGCGGCCGGCACCCTCGCCGCGCTCGCCGCCGCCCCGGCCCAGGCCACCGAGTACTCGTCCGCGCTGAAGATCCGGGGCGTCCAGTACGACGCACCCGGCCGCGACTCCAACAACTGCCGGACCGGCAACACCGACGAGGAATACCTGACCATCAAGAACTACGCGTCGCGCACGACGGTCAACCTCAAGGGCTATGTCGTGAAGGACAAGGCCGGCAACCGCTTCAGGTTCACCGCCAACCACTATCTGCAGCCCGGCGACTATGTGAAGCTCCGGGGCGGCAACGGCACCGACTCCGACGCGGGCAACGTCGTCTACCGCGACAACTGCAACTTCATCTGGAACAACGACCAGGACTCGATCTACCTCTACAAGCCCTCGGGGGCCGGGGCGGACTCGCACTCCTACACCAAGAGCCGCAACGACCGGGACGGCAACGGCTACATCACGTACCACGGCTGA
- a CDS encoding FAD-dependent oxidoreductase, whose translation MPRPLRVAIVGAGPAGIYAADALLKSDVAAEPGVSIDLFERMPAPFGLIRYGVAPDHPRIKGIITALHQVLDKPQIRLFGNVDYPNDINLDDLRAFYDAVIFSTGATADRELRIPGIDLDGSYGAADFVSWYDGHPDVPRTWPLQAEKVAVLGVGNVALDVARILAKTADELLPTEIPPNVYDGLKANKALEIHVFGRRGPAQAKFSPMELRELDHSPNIEVIVDPEDIDYDEGSIETRRGNKQADMVAKTLENWAIRDVGDRPHKLFLHFFESPAEVLGEDGRVVGLRTERTALDGTGNVKGTGEFKDWDVTAVYRAVGYLSDKLPKLPWDIETGTVPDEGGRVVQESGEHLQSTYVTGWIRRGPVGLIGHTKGDANETVSNLLDDYANDRLQTPASPEPEAVAAFLAEREVRFTTWEGWYRLDAAEKALGEPQGRERVKLVEREDMLRESGA comes from the coding sequence ATGCCCCGCCCCCTGCGGGTAGCCATCGTCGGAGCCGGCCCCGCCGGGATCTACGCCGCCGACGCGTTGCTCAAGTCCGACGTGGCCGCCGAACCCGGCGTGTCCATCGACCTGTTCGAGCGCATGCCCGCACCGTTCGGACTGATCCGGTACGGCGTCGCCCCCGACCACCCCCGCATCAAGGGCATCATCACGGCCCTCCACCAGGTGCTCGACAAGCCGCAGATCCGTCTCTTCGGCAACGTCGACTACCCGAACGACATCAACCTGGACGACCTGCGGGCGTTCTACGACGCCGTGATCTTCTCGACGGGCGCGACGGCCGACCGCGAGCTGCGCATACCGGGTATCGACCTCGACGGCTCCTACGGCGCGGCCGACTTCGTGTCCTGGTACGACGGCCACCCGGACGTGCCGCGCACCTGGCCGCTTCAGGCGGAGAAGGTCGCGGTGCTGGGCGTGGGCAACGTCGCGCTGGACGTGGCCCGCATCCTCGCCAAGACGGCGGACGAACTGCTGCCGACGGAGATCCCGCCGAACGTCTACGACGGTCTGAAGGCCAACAAGGCGCTGGAGATCCATGTGTTCGGCCGCCGCGGCCCGGCGCAGGCGAAGTTCTCGCCGATGGAGCTGCGGGAGCTGGACCACTCCCCCAACATCGAGGTCATCGTCGACCCCGAGGACATCGACTACGACGAGGGCTCGATCGAGACCCGGCGCGGCAACAAGCAGGCCGACATGGTCGCCAAGACCCTGGAGAACTGGGCGATCCGCGACGTCGGCGACCGGCCGCACAAGCTGTTCCTGCACTTCTTCGAGTCGCCGGCCGAGGTCCTCGGCGAGGACGGCAGGGTCGTCGGCCTGCGCACCGAGCGCACCGCCCTCGACGGCACCGGCAACGTCAAGGGCACCGGCGAGTTCAAGGACTGGGACGTCACCGCGGTCTACCGCGCGGTCGGCTACCTCTCCGACAAACTCCCCAAGCTGCCCTGGGACATCGAGACGGGCACCGTCCCGGACGAGGGCGGCCGGGTCGTCCAGGAGTCCGGCGAGCACCTGCAGTCGACGTATGTCACCGGCTGGATCCGCCGTGGCCCGGTGGGCCTGATCGGGCACACCAAGGGCGACGCCAACGAGACGGTGTCGAATCTGCTGGACGACTACGCGAACGACCGTCTGCAGACGCCGGCCTCGCCCGAGCCGGAGGCCGTGGCGGCGTTCCTCGCCGAGCGCGAGGTCCGCTTCACCACCTGGGAGGGCTGGTACAGGCTCGACGCCGCCGAGAAGGCCCTGGGCGAGCCGCAGGGCCGGGAGCGCGTGAAGCTCGTCGAGCGCGAGGACATGCTCCGGGAGAGCGGCGCGTAG